From Nicotiana tabacum cultivar K326 unplaced genomic scaffold, ASM71507v2 Un00006, whole genome shotgun sequence, one genomic window encodes:
- the LOC107832687 gene encoding alpha-farnesene synthase-like — protein sequence MQTNKLHSTIKKQSLPERKICTYKPNIWKYDHLLTLTSEYSEEKYKVEAEKLKEEVSCTFSNSTISPLDLLELIDSIDKLGLSCYFEVETKEALEKIIMSVKTSSSSKEENLYATALCFRLLREHGHHASQDMLKDFFDGKGKLKVSDVKTLLEVLEGSYLSMEGENLLDDTRLFTTKNLKSLVSKSDYTFTNKEYNLSNSLSFPLAWRVKWYDVRKHICAQELECNNTNPMLLKLAKLNFNIVQATHQKDLKHVLRWWRNLSIVEDLSFTRDRIVESFFCAVGVAPEPRHGNMRKWLTKVIELVLIIDDVYDIYGSLAQVQQFTRAIEKWDPNEVEGLPECMQICFRSLHDTVKEISVEIQQQKGGLSALPYLKQVWLNFCKALLLEATWYHKGHIPTLEEYLDNGWISSSGPLLSLHVIFGLTNKITKKNLDLYEDCHEIIYHTSVVIRLCNDQGTSAAELERGDVASSILCYMQQENVSEDVAREHIKSIILDSWKKINYHFNTVSTSHRKLVKHVVNEARMAHVMYQFGDGFGVQDGETRDQVLFNLVHPIT from the exons ATGCAGACTAATAAACTTCATAGTACTATTAAAAAGCAAAGTCTGCCTGAAAGGAAGATTTGTACCTATAAACCAAACATTTGGAAATATGATCATCTACTTACTCTTACAAGTGAATATTCT GAAGAGAAGTACAAAGTTGAGGCTGAGAAGCTAAAAGAGGAAGTTAGTTGCACGTTTTCAAACAGTACTATTAGTCCACTGGACCTGCTAGAGCTTATAGACAGCATTGACAAACTTGGACTCAGTTGTTACTTTGAGGTTGAAACCAAGGAAGCTTTGGAAAAGATAATAATGTCCGTGAAAACTAGTTCCAGCTCGAAGGAGGAGAATCTGTATGCTACTGCATTGTGCTTCAGGCTTCTCAGGGAACATGGCCACCATGCTTCACAAG ATATGTTAAAGGACTTCTTCGATGGCAAAGGAAAGCTGAAAGTCTCAGATGTGAAAACATTGTTGGAGGTTTTGGAAGGGTCATATCTGAGCATGGAAGGTGAAAACTTACTAGACGACACACGATTGTTCACAACAAAAAACCTCAAGAGCCTTGTATCTAAATCAGATTACACATTTACTAATAAGGAATATAATTTGAGCAATAGCTTGAGTTTTCCATTGGCATGGAGAGTGAAATGGTATGATGTTAGAAAACATATCTGTGCTCAAGAACTTGAATGCAACAACACAAATCCAATGTTGCTCAAGTTGGCAAAACTTAACTTCAATATAGTTCAAGCCACGCACCAAAAGGATCTCAAACACGTATTAAG ATGGTGGAGGAATCTTTCCATAGTTGAAGATTTGAGCTTTACAAGGGATCGGATAGTGGAAAGCTTCTTTTGTGCTGTAGGAGTTGCCCCTGAGCCTCGACATGGAAACATGAGAAAATGGCTCACCAAAGTGATTGAGTTGGTGCTAATAATAGATGATGTTTATGATATTTATGGTTCATTAGCCCAAGTGCAGCAATTCACTCGTGCCATAGAGAA GTGGGATCCAAATGAAGTAGAAGGACTGCCAGAATGTATGCAAATCTGTTTCAGGTCATTGCATGATACAGTAAAAGAGATATCTGTTGAAATTCAACAACAAAAGGGTGGCCTTTCAGCATTACCTTATCTGAAACAAGTG TGGCTCAACTTTTGCAAAGCTTTGCTGTTGGAAGCAACGTGGTATCACAAAGGTCATATACCAACACTTGAAGAGTACCTTGATAATGGGTGGATCTCATCGTCAGGCCCTTTACTTTCTTTACATGTGATTTTTGGTCTaacaaataaaataacaaaaaaaaatcttgatTTATACGAAGATTGCCATGAAATTATTTACCACACTTCCGTTGTAATTCGACTTTGCAATGACCAGGGTACCTCAGCG GCGGAGCTAGAGAGAGGTGATGTTGCTTCATCAATTTTATGTTACATGCAACAAGAAAATGTATCAGAGGATGTAGCCCGAGAGcatatcaaaagcataattttggATTCGTGGAAAAAGATCAATTACCACTTTAATACTGTTTCTACATCACATCGAAAACTTGTCAAGCATGTAGTAAATGAAGCACGAATGGCACATGTCATGTACCAATTTGGAGATGGATTTGGGGTTCAAGATGGTGAAACTCGAGATCAAGTCCTCTTCAACTTGGTTCATCCTATTACATAA